The sequence ATCATTCGATCAAAAGTCGATTCATCATGCTCGAAGAAACGGTAGTTCAGCTGCAATGCAGCATTGTTCACCAGCACATCGATGCGACCGTAATGATCGACCACTTGCTTGACCATGCGCACGATCTCGTCATTATTTTGCACATTCGCCTGAACAATGATCGCGTCGCCGCCGAACGCCTGAATTTGCTCCAATGTATCCTTGGCGCCTGCGTCGCTCCGGTTGTAATGCACAGCGACCTTCGCGCCGTGTTTGGCAAGACCGATGGCAACGCCTTTGCCAATGCCGGTGCCTGCGCCGGTTACGAGCGCTACTTTGCCTGAAAGATTCATGTTGCACCTCCTTCGGGCCATGGCTTATTCATCTTCACGTCCAGGTAATGCATCAGGAAACCGCCATCCATACGGATGTCCGCTCCATTCAGATAACGCGATGCATCGCTGGCAAGGAAGAGCACCAGGTTGGCCAGATCCTCGAAGGTTCCCAATACGGTACTGGGCACTTTGTACTGGTAATCTTCGTACAGGTGGGAGACGTCGCTCGCAAAGCGCTCATCGTCTCCTTCAACCGGGCCCAGTTCAATCGTATTGACCTGGATACCCTCTCGACCAAGCGTCAATGCAGCTTCGTGGGAAAGCATCTTGACCGCGCCCTTGGATGCGCTGTAGGCAAACGAAGAACCGGTAGGCTTCTCGGCGTGTATGGAGCTGACATAGATGATCTTGCCGGATTTTTTGGCAGCCATAATCTCCCCTGCAGCTTGCGTGCACACCAATGCCGATTTGGCATTGTGGTTCAACACCTCGAGGAAGGTGGCCTCATCGCAGCTTTCTACGCTGGCCGGCTTCATCAGATCGTTGTTGTGCACGAGCACATCTACCGTTCCAACTTGGGCTGAGGATTGTTGCAGCGCTTCCGCAACTGCCGAGCGTCGGCACAGGTCCACGTTGATGACTACCGCCTCGGAACCTTTCTGCTTAACATGGTCCAAGATGGGTTGGATGTTTTTGCCGTCTGAGATACTGTTCAAGACGAAGCGCGCCCCGGCGTCCGCAAGGTACTGGACGATCGCTTGGCCTGACCGGCTGTCCGCATCCGTTACAAAAACGGTTTTGTTGTGTATGTTCATAGATCCCCTCCATAACTCCCTCGGGCGTTACTCGTATCCGTTTTCATGTCATGATA comes from Xylanibacillus composti and encodes:
- a CDS encoding SDR family NAD(P)-dependent oxidoreductase, which encodes MNIHNKTVFVTDADSRSGQAIVQYLADAGARFVLNSISDGKNIQPILDHVKQKGSEAVVINVDLCRRSAVAEALQQSSAQVGTVDVLVHNNDLMKPASVESCDEATFLEVLNHNAKSALVCTQAAGEIMAAKKSGKIIYVSSIHAEKPTGSSFAYSASKGAVKMLSHEAALTLGREGIQVNTIELGPVEGDDERFASDVSHLYEDYQYKVPSTVLGTFEDLANLVLFLASDASRYLNGADIRMDGGFLMHYLDVKMNKPWPEGGAT